GTCAGCTTCGCGCCCCAGATCCTGGAGAAGACGACGATCAAAAGCGCGACCAGCGCCAGCGCCAGAGCCAGGACGGCGGGAGAATGGATGAAACCGGCCGCGACATAGGAGACGAGGCTGGCCAGAGCCACCGTCATGGCGTAGGGAAGCTGAGTCTTGACGTGATCGATGTGGTCACAGGCGGCCCCCATGGAGGATAGCACCGTCGTGTCCGAAATGGGAGAGCAGTGATCGCCGAAGAGACCGCCGCTCAGCACGGCGCCGATGGAGGCGTAGAGGGGAGCGCCCAGGGCCTGCGACATGGGAATGGCGAGGGGGACGAGGATGGCGAAGGTCCCCCAGGAAGATCCCGTGGCGAAGGAGATGGCCGCTCCGGTGACGAAGAGGAGGGCCGGCACGGCCCAGGCGGGGACGTTCCCTTGGGCGAGAGCCACGATGTAGTTGGCCGTTCCCAGCGCCTTGCAGACCGAACCCAGGGCCCAGGAGAGGACGAGGATCATGAGGATGAAAACGATCTCCTTCGTTCCGTCCATGTACATCTTGAAGGCCTCGGCGCCCGTCTTGACCTTGTGACGGACCATGAGGAACATGCAGGTCACGGCGCCCATGAAGTAGCCGAAGCAGAGGGCCGAGCGCAGCACGGGACCGGGAGCGGGCTTGAAGGGAAAGCCGTGGGGAATGAGCAGTCCGAAGATGCAGACGAAAAGGACGATGAGGGGAATGATCATCATCGAGGCGTTGGCCCTGTTGTCCCGGTCCTGATTGATCTCCACGGCGGGACGGGCCGGCTTGGCGTCGGGCCAGAGAGGCTGGCCCGTCTCGAGGGTCCGTTTCTCGGCGCGGTACATGGCGCTGAACTCGAAGCCGAGGAGGGCGACGAGGGGGATCATGAAAAGGGTCCCAAGGGCGTAGAACTGGAAGGGAATGACCTTGACGAAGGCGGCGAACTCCGATTCGACGATGCCCAGGGGCTCGAACTCCTTCTTGATGAGGCCCATGATGTAGATGCCCCACCCGATGAAGGGAACGAGGATGCAGACGGGAGAGGCCGTGCTGTCCAGGAGCCAGGCCAGCTTCTCGCGGCTGACGCGGAGCTTGTCCGTGATGGGCTGGAAGGTGGGGCCCAGGATGAGGGGGTTGCCCGAGTCGGAGAAGAAGATGGCCAGACCGCCGAACCAGACGGCCATCTGGGCGCGGCCCCGGGTGTTGATCCAGCCGGCGACCTTGGCGGCGAAGGCGTTGGCCCCGCCCGAATGGGTGATGACGCCGACGAAGCCGCCGATGAAGACCATCATGACGAGAAGACTGGAATTATAGCCGTCGGCGGCCTGCTTGAAGATGTAGTCCTTGATGAAAAGGGTGAGGGCCTCGATGGGATTCCAGCCCGCCAGTGCCAGGGCTCCCAAAAGACCTCCGAAGAAAAGGGCCGTGATGACGTTTTTGTAGCGGATGGCCAAGATGACGGCCACCAGAGGGGGAAGAATGGAAAAAATGCCGTAATGCTCCACCTGTAACGCCTCCCTTTTTCCCTGCATGGCCTGCAGGGGTTCTGCGGCCCGCTTCGGCAGGAACGTCTTCCTCCCCTACCTCCTCTCTCGACGGGAAAACCCTGAGAAACGGGACCTTTCATGCGGCCGAGGGCCGCTCCTTACACGTAGCGGGCCGGCTGGAGCCCCGTCGTGGGAATCAGGGGCATCCGCCGCGTCATGAGAGAGTAGGTCGTCAGGATGTGGGCCTTCATCGTCACCTCGGCCAGGGTGCCATCACCGGCCGAGATGGCCTCGACGATGCGCTCGTGCTCCTGGCAGCTGCGGGACTGGGAGGGGTCCCGGAGGGGTTTTTCGGGCTCCTCGGGAACGTAGAAACGGTCGAAGAAAAAGATATAGAGCTCGGAGCGCCAGAAGGTCTGTCTGGCAAATTTCTCTATGTAGGGATTGCGGGCCATTGAGGCCACGACGAGATGGAAGGCCTTGTTGATCTCCGTATACTCATGGAGGCGCCCCGCCCTGTAGTGCTCCTTCTCCCGCTCCAGAAGATCGCGGACATAATCGACGTCCCTCTCCGTTCGGGCCGTCGCCGCCTCGAGAGCCGCCTTCCCCTCCAGGTAAATACGGGCCTTGAAAATATCCCGCATGTCCTCGGGCGTCAGCCTGGGCACATAACACCCCTTCCCGTCCTGAGCCTCCAGGAGACCCTCGGCCACAAGCTGCCTCATGGCGTTTCGGATCGGCGTGCGGCTGAGGCCGAGCGACTGGGCCAGCTCCGTCTCGACGAGACGGTCTCCCGGAGCATAGGCACGGGAGAGAATCAGCTCGACGATCTTCTGATGGGCCCGCTCTTCCGCTGTCGCCATGTTTATTCATTCCTTTCACTAAGTCGTATCCCGAACTGGATTCGACATTGATACTAAAGGCCACAGCATCGGCTGTCAAGTACACTAGACGGGCTTTTCCCGCCAAGGGCTCCGTCTGTCCCGGGGCTGTTTTTCGTCTTTCAGGCGGTGTATGCTTGGAGTCGATCTCTCGGAGGGAGTTGCATCGCATGGCCGGCTACGGAGCTCTGCTCCTCCGCCTGACGGCGGCCAATTTCGCCGTCAACGGCGTGAGCAACACCTATTATCTTCTCGCGGCCTACCTGACCTGTCTCGGCCTCGACGACCCCAAGGCGGCCGGTCTTGTCCTGAGCAGCTACTACGCCTCGTCGACTCTCTCCCGCCCCCTCGTGGGCTGGCTCGTGGAGCGTCTTCCCTTCCGCTCCAGCTTCCTCCTCGGCGCCACCGTCCTTTTGGCCTGCTCCCTCGGTCTGGCCCTCTCCGGCCCCTCTCTTTCGCGACTTCTCTTCTGGCGATCCCTCATGGGCATCGGGGCCAGCCTTTTCGTCGTCGCCCTCACGACGTACCAGACGCTCTGCGTCCCCGAAAGCCACCGAGGCTCTTCCTTCGCCCTCACCTCGGCGGGGAGCATCGCCCCCCTCGTCACTCTCGTCCCTCTGGCCGAGCTCTTTCTGACGAAGGGGCTGCCCTTCGCCTACGCCCTTCTCCCCGTGGCCGCCTCTCTTTGCTGCCTCTTTCTGGCCTTTCCCTTCCGAGGCGACGAAATGCCCGTCGAGACGGGAGAGCGGCCCGGCAGCTACGGCGAGGTCTTCAGACACCGTCCCGTCCTGACCCTATTCCTCTCCGTGACCCTTTTCTCCCTCACCGACGCGGCCATGCTCTCCGTCACGGGGCTGGCCCACGCCAAGGGCCTCCTGGCCTCGGGCTTCATCTCGGCCAACGCGGCCGTCTCCGTCCTGATTCGCCTCACCGCCTTCCGCCTCATGGATCGCCTTCCTCGGATGAGCCTCGTGGCTCCCTCTCTCGCCCTGACCTCGTCGGGCCTCATCCTGGCCTCTTTCGCCTCCTCGAACGCTCTTTTCACGGCCTGCGGCGCCCTTTTCGGCCTGGGCATGGGCTTCGGCTTCCCCATGCACCTGGCCCTCATCGGCGACGTGGCCCCTCGCCCCCTGCGCGCCAAGACATCGTCGATGGTCTGGTTCTTCATGGCCTGCTGTTTCTCCCTTTCCCCCCTGGCCATCGGCCACATGGCCGCCCTCTCCGGCTACGAGGGAGCCTTCCGCCTTTTCGGCGGGAGTCTCCTCCTGGCCGCTCCCGGCCTCCACTTTCTCCTTTGGCGGCCTCTGGCGGCGGACCGGACGGCGACGGCCCGATGAGAGGCGATCTCGTCCGCTGTCCCTGGGCCGAAGGCGATCCCCTTTACGAGGCCTATCACGACGAGGAATGGGGCGTCCCTCTACGGGATGACCGGAGGCTTTTCGAATTCCTGATCCTGGAGGGCGTCCAGGCCGGGCTGAGCTGGATCACGGTCCTGCGCCGCCGCGAGGCTTACCGGAGAGCCTTCTGGGATTTCGACGCCGAGAAGATGGCCTCCATGGACGACGGCAACGTGGAGCGGCTCCTCGGGGAGAGCGCCCTCATCCGCAACCGGCGCAAGATCGAGAGCGCTCGCTCCAACGCCTGGGCCTTTCTTTCCCTCGTCGAGGCGGAGGGATCCTTCTCGGATTTCCTCTGGAGTTTCGTCGACGGAATCCCCGTCAAAAACCGCCGGATCACGATAAAGGAAATCCCCGCCTCGACGCCTCTTTCGGGGCGTCTCAGCGGGGAGCTGAAGCGACGGAACTTCTCCTTCGTGGGACCGACGATCTGCTACGCCTTTCTCCAGGCCGCAGGTCTTGTCAACGACCACCTCGTCAGCTGTTTCCGCTACGACGAGGTCTGACGGTCAGGACTTTCCCCCCGTCGGAAGCCGATAGACGAGGACGCTGGCGGGACTGTAGCGGACCACCTTGGCCGATACGCTTCCGAGGAGGAACCCTTCGAGGGCACTTCCGACGCCCCTGTCTCCGACGATGACGAGATCGGCCTTCTCCTTCTCGGCCTTGTCGATGATCGTGGCGT
The DNA window shown above is from Aminithiophilus ramosus and carries:
- a CDS encoding Na+/H+ antiporter NhaC family protein, coding for MEHYGIFSILPPLVAVILAIRYKNVITALFFGGLLGALALAGWNPIEALTLFIKDYIFKQAADGYNSSLLVMMVFIGGFVGVITHSGGANAFAAKVAGWINTRGRAQMAVWFGGLAIFFSDSGNPLILGPTFQPITDKLRVSREKLAWLLDSTASPVCILVPFIGWGIYIMGLIKKEFEPLGIVESEFAAFVKVIPFQFYALGTLFMIPLVALLGFEFSAMYRAEKRTLETGQPLWPDAKPARPAVEINQDRDNRANASMMIIPLIVLFVCIFGLLIPHGFPFKPAPGPVLRSALCFGYFMGAVTCMFLMVRHKVKTGAEAFKMYMDGTKEIVFILMILVLSWALGSVCKALGTANYIVALAQGNVPAWAVPALLFVTGAAISFATGSSWGTFAILVPLAIPMSQALGAPLYASIGAVLSGGLFGDHCSPISDTTVLSSMGAACDHIDHVKTQLPYAMTVALASLVSYVAAGFIHSPAVLALALALVALLIVVFSRIWGAKLTDHRASRA
- a CDS encoding GntR family transcriptional regulator produces the protein MATAEERAHQKIVELILSRAYAPGDRLVETELAQSLGLSRTPIRNAMRQLVAEGLLEAQDGKGCYVPRLTPEDMRDIFKARIYLEGKAALEAATARTERDVDYVRDLLEREKEHYRAGRLHEYTEINKAFHLVVASMARNPYIEKFARQTFWRSELYIFFFDRFYVPEEPEKPLRDPSQSRSCQEHERIVEAISAGDGTLAEVTMKAHILTTYSLMTRRMPLIPTTGLQPARYV
- a CDS encoding MFS transporter; this translates as MAGYGALLLRLTAANFAVNGVSNTYYLLAAYLTCLGLDDPKAAGLVLSSYYASSTLSRPLVGWLVERLPFRSSFLLGATVLLACSLGLALSGPSLSRLLFWRSLMGIGASLFVVALTTYQTLCVPESHRGSSFALTSAGSIAPLVTLVPLAELFLTKGLPFAYALLPVAASLCCLFLAFPFRGDEMPVETGERPGSYGEVFRHRPVLTLFLSVTLFSLTDAAMLSVTGLAHAKGLLASGFISANAAVSVLIRLTAFRLMDRLPRMSLVAPSLALTSSGLILASFASSNALFTACGALFGLGMGFGFPMHLALIGDVAPRPLRAKTSSMVWFFMACCFSLSPLAIGHMAALSGYEGAFRLFGGSLLLAAPGLHFLLWRPLAADRTATAR
- a CDS encoding DNA-3-methyladenine glycosylase I encodes the protein MRGDLVRCPWAEGDPLYEAYHDEEWGVPLRDDRRLFEFLILEGVQAGLSWITVLRRREAYRRAFWDFDAEKMASMDDGNVERLLGESALIRNRRKIESARSNAWAFLSLVEAEGSFSDFLWSFVDGIPVKNRRITIKEIPASTPLSGRLSGELKRRNFSFVGPTICYAFLQAAGLVNDHLVSCFRYDEV